GCGATTAGTTGGAACAGCCTTTTTCAAGCAGTGTTTTTAATTTTAAGTAAATCTTTCTTTATTTCATGCGTTACGAGCAATACATGTTAATCTTGATTGGACTTTCTTTTTAATGTTTTTGGCAACCTTAATTGGTCTGATAAATGATTAGCCAAAAAAAATTTGCAAGCTAGAATAAGGAGTATATGATCAAATTTGAGAGAATTTACGGATCTGAATCAAAAGGGTATCGGGTTTTAATTGATGGGCTTTGGCCTCGCGGCGTCAGCAAAGAGAAGGCCGCAATTGATCTTTGGGCGAAAGATATTGCGCCTTCTGAAGATTTGCGGCAGAAATATCATGATGGAGATTTGGATGAAATGGCTTTTCGTGCAATCTATTTGACAGAATTATCCAGCAATCCAGCCACAGCCGAATTTCTACAGACTTTGAAGGATCATCCAGACAGTATTTTGCTGTATGCATCTAGAGAAAACCATGAAAATAATGCCAAAGTTCTCGCAAATTACCTAACACGTCAGGGAGTTGCTTTTGAAACGGGTTCAAGCAGCACAAATGAAACAACACAAGCCTGATTATCAGCACGTTGTTCATCCATGGCCGCCACTTTATGACGAACACTCTAAAGTTCTCCTACTTGGGTCGCTGCCATCACCCAAATCTTTATCTTTCGGTTTTTATTATGGCAGTCCGCAAAACATTTTTTGGCAGACTTTAGCTAAAGTCCTCGATCAAAAAGAAGCTGATAAGACTATAGAATCGCGTCGCAATTTTGCTTTAAGGAATCATATTGCTATTTGGCAGACGCTCGCAGAAGCCGATATTATCGGTTCCCAGGATGCAACAATTAAAAATCCCGTTGCAAATGATTTTTCAAATTTATTAGCAAGCTCACAAATTCAAACGATTTTTACCGAAGGCAAGAAGTCAACAGAACTCTTCAATCGATTAGTAGCGCCAGCAATCGGTCAAGAAGCAATTTATTTGCCTTCAACATCGCCGGCTAATCGGGCCACACAAGCGAAGCCGATTTTCATGGCTCGTTGGTCATTGGTTAAACAAGCACTGGAAGGTCAGACCTTAAAATGAGGCGGCCTTTTTATTTGCAGTTTTCACAATGTTTTTATTTTCACAAATGTATGCTATATTGAGTTTGTAAATTTTTGTACAAACTAATACAAAAATCGAAATAAACTACCTAAAAAAGAGGTCGGAGACAAAAATGAAAGCAGCTCTTGTTCGAGAAAAAAATGATGGATTTGTTGATTTAGTAGATGACTGGGAGCCTCGTAAACTGGCTTTTGGTGATGCTTTGGTCGATGTTGAATACTGTGGTTTATGCCACACGGATTTGCATTGTGCAAGTGGAGATTTTGGTGATCCTAATACCATGGGAACGCGCAACGGCAGTTGGCGCCGTGTTATCGGTCATGAAGGTGTCGGTATTGTTTCTAAACTTGGTGAAGGTGCGGATCAGTATTTGAAAGTCGGTGACCGTGTTTCAATTGCTTGGTTCTATGATGCTTGTGGTGTGTGTGATTATTGTGTTTCAGGCAATGAGACGTTCTGCCGTAAGGTAAGAAATTCTGGCTATACTGTTGATGGTGCGATGGCTCAACAAGTTGTTGTGAACGCAAAATATGCCGTGAAGGTGCCATCCGATTTGGATCCAGCGGCTGCTTCTTCCATCACGTGTGCCGGTGTCACGATGTATAAAGCATTGAAAGTCGGTGAGACGAAGCCTGGCCAGTGGGTATCAGTCCATGGTGCTGGCGGACTTGGTAACTTGGCTGTTCAGTATGCACACAATGTTTTCGGTGCACATGTTGTTGCTATTGATGGCAACCCTGATAAATTGGAAGCCGCTAAAGAAAACGGTGCCGATATTATTGTTAATCGCAAAACTGAAGATGTCGTTGCTAAAGTTAACAAATTAACTGGTGGTGTTCATAATGCCCAAGTAACGGCTGTCAATGATGCAGCCTTCTCTCAAGCTGTTAACGTTCTTCGCCCATTGGGCAAACTAGTTGCCGTTGCATTACCTCAAGGCGATATGGCTTTGAATATTGCTAAGACAGTCTTAGATGGTATTGAAGTTCGCGGTTCTTTGGTTGGCACACGTGCAGATTTGAAAGAAGCCTTCCAGTTTGGCGCTGAAGGCAAAGTCACACCAATCGTTGAAAAAGTTGATTTGAAAGATATTAATGATGTGATTGAAGAGATGAAAGAAGGTAAAATTACCGGACGTAAAGTCTTTGATTTTACTCATATGTAAATCTAAAAAGAATGATTAAAAAAGCTCTGGTGATTTCTTGCCAGAGCTTTTTATTTTATTTCAATCGTGAAGATTTCGGCGTTTTCCAGGTAGAGGTTATTTAAATTCTGCATTAGTAAAATTAACCAGCCAAAAGCTAGCCCAAATGAAATGATTTCAAAAGCCGTTAGCGACAGGTAATGAACCCACTGAAACAAGATTTCCGATAAGGCTAGCAAGCCGGCAAAACCATAGGCTGTTAGCAGAAATTCTTTTGTAATACCTGGCAGCAACCAGCGAATACCAATAATTATCAGTAGAATAAATACAACAAGCAGATTGGATGTCCACCAATGCAGCTGATGCAGCCAATCGATGGCGCGATTATTTTGAAAAACACCGACTAACCCGAAGGCGATTGACGAGCCTGTCAGCAAAATCCGTAGAATCCGTGTTTGAATTGTGATGAATTTAGGAATTAAAGACAGCAGTGAAAAAATATAATCAATCAAAGTCAGCATAATCGAGGCTGAAAAAATGAGGGTGAAATTAAACTGCCACCAGTTGTTTGATAGATTAGAACCGAGGTAGGAGAAATTAATTTGCCACCAATTTTGCTGTTTATTTGTAATCATGGATAAAAAGATGCCGCCCACTAGGGTCAAAATCAGCGTAGTCGTGATTGTAGAGAAATTAATCGATAATGCAGCATTCATCATTAAATAACAGGAAATGCCCACAAAACCGGCTATTAAGGCTGAACTGGTATAACGATCAAGCATGACGCCATGGAAGGCTAAATCGATGAAATAAAAGCAGAATGAAGTGATTGAGAAGTTCAAAATCGTAAATGCGATTGATAATGTCAGAACGGATCGAATTTTGCTCCAAAGGCTGGCCATGACTAATTGTTTGCCGCCTAACAGAAGCAGTGCAGCTAAAAAGACAACAAAACCAAAAACGACAGCTAGATAGATGGTTATTTGACTGATCGAATTTCCACCTGATAGTTTAACGTAACGTGTTTTTTGAATGAAAAAGTTGATTAGTGCAACAACGCCAGCCAACAGAGCAGGCAGCATAAACCATCGCAGTGATTGTGTCTGGCTATTGGCTTTTTCAGGTTTTGGTTGAATAATGATTCGGTCACGATCAATTTGAGCCAGCAATTCATCACCGTAATTCAGGGACAATTTATCCAAAGCTTTCTTTGGAATTGAAATATGTATTTGCTGATTTTCTACCACGCACTAATTCTAAACTATTTATGACTTCATTTAGGCTCAGGATGAGGCGTGCCTGATTCCTTTTATCAAGCTTTTTTGAAAATTTGGACGATTAGCTGACTTTTGATAGACTAAAAGTGTAGAATATTTAAGTTCGGATGGATACCCAAGTGGCTGAAGGGGTCGGTCTAGAAAACCGATAGGTCGTGTATGCGGCGCGAGAGTTCGAATCTCTCTCCATCCATAGTGATATGTTGACAAGGCGCTTTAACCGCATGGTTGAGCGCTTTTTGTTTATATAAGGGTTATGGATAAGTTCTTTGGTTACGAAGAAAAGTAATCAAAAAAGTAATCAAATTTATTAAAAAGAAAGGTCAGTAAATGGCTTCATGGATATGGTCATATCCCAATATTAGTAAAAAGACAGGAAAAATTTTCTTGTCTTTTTACTTTCCATATAATATTGGCAACAACTCACAATTAAACAAATTAATAGTTAGATTTTACCGAGTCTCATGAATCTGCTTGTCCTTGTTTATCTTGCACGAAGCGGATGTATGTGAGAATTTGTTTCAGATCTTCTTCACTAATGGCAGGATCAATCGTATTTGCAATGAGTAATTGTGCTTGATTTAAATTGGCAATCTGAGCCTGATTAACAGAATGGTCAATAAAAAACCAACTAGGCTCTTTGTTAAGAGTACGTGCAATATGGATGATTTTGGATTGAGTTGGTGAGCTAACTCCTTTTAGCCACTTAGTGATGGTCGAACGACTTACATCAATTCTTCTCGCAATTTCCGCGTTTGAGAGATTAGATTCTACTACTGCGTCAAATAAATTTTTCCTGAAAAGGTCTTCCGTATACTGCATGCCTACAGTTTAATATATTCAACTTGTGTGTGGTAATTTCAACAATTTTTGCTATAAATGTTGAATTAAACGAAACATTATCTTATATTAGTTACAGTCGAAAGAAGGTGATAGAGATCGAGGGCTCTGATTTAAAATCCAGTTTAGTGAATAAGTTTGGCACACAGGAAAAAGCTGCGAAAGCCTTACATATCAGTCGTTCATCGCTGAATCAGAAACTTAACGGCAAACAAGAATGGACAGCTCAGCAAATTCAGGTTTTAATTCACACGCTTGACATCTCTGATCAAGATATCGAGATGCTTTTTTTTGACGGAAAATGTTGAATTAAAAGAAACGTATTTTTCAGAATATTAATTGGAAACATAGTGAAAGAGGGATAATGGACAAACATAAAAAACCGTTATACAAGCAATTCTGGCTCTGGATTGTTTTGGGACTAGTGACTGTCTTCTTGATATTTCTAAACATGCCAATCGGTAATGTAACACAAAAAAATCAAACTATTTATCGTGTGAACGTTACATCAAGTAAAATTACGCGTCAGGGAGACTATTTATTGCGAGGAACGACTACAGCGCCTGACGGTTCTAAGATCATCGCCACTCCTTACAGCAGAACTAATAAGCATTACACTTCGGTTGCATCGGCAAAAAATTCTGCACTGAAAAGTTGGGCTACCGTACATGGCAAGAAATTTACAGCGTTCATTGATTCGTTTGATGTGATTAATGCTAAAAGACCATGGGTTGGTTATCCAACTAAAACTCTGGTTTTTGCATTAGCTGACTATAAAAAACCTTTTAAGACAAGAAAAATTTCAAAGCAAATAATTGGAAGGGCTAGAAAATACGGTTCTATAAATCTTGGGGTAGATAATAGAGTGGTACAGCATATTACTAAACTCAACGATTTGCTTCAGTCGATTATTAAGAGATCTCACTCCAATTCTTCAACGGATTCATCGTCTAGTGATGATAGCGCCGACAGTTCCTCCACCAACGAAGCGGCCTCATCGTCTTCAGTGACATACCGAACTGACATTACCTATGATCAATTAGCCCGGACACCGGAAAATTATAAATATGCTGATCTTACACTCACAGGCAAAGTCATTCAAGTGATGGAAGGTACTAATGAGACTGATCTGCGCGTAGCCATTGACGGTAATTATGATGATGTCGTTTTTTTGGCTTATGATCCATCCATTATGAACGGATCGCGGATAATAGAAAACGATAAAATTCAGTTTTACGGAACGAGTCAAGGAACCACCACTTATACCTCAACTATGAGCGGAGACATCACAGTGCCATTAATTTTTGCTGATAAAATTAACGATCAAGGCCCAGCACCGGACGATTACGGGGATTAAAGCTTTCCCTAGATAGAAATATGAACATGAACAAGTTGTCCGATTAGAAAAACAGAATATGTAAGAATCAAAAAGTTCTCATTTATTTGAGGGCTTTTTATTTATTGAATAAGTATTTAAATTGGTTTAGTTTTCTAAAATCATTAGCGGATGGAACAAAAAATAAATTCCGGAATTATATCTGGCAAAATCTGAGAAAGTCTTAGAATATATACCACCAATCTTTTGAACTGCATATTAATTAAAAAATAAAACGGGCTTATCACACAGGTACTTGCACACCGTTCAAATAAATTTGGTATGAGTTCAGAAAAAAAGATAGGGGGGTTACCGTGTCTAATAGAGCGTTCATATAACCGTCTGTCTGTGTTAAAATGCCAAAATTAAAACTTTTTTATAGGCTGATTTAGCGCTATAAATGCCCATATAACGGCGTTTGATTGTCTCTAGGGGTCACACAATCTTTAGCTGTTGCTAGTCTATCTGCCTTCACTAAAGACGCTATGAGATCAATCAGATAAAAAAATAAATAAAGGGGATGCCAATGCCTTAACAGCGGTCTTAGTAGCCATAAAATACACAAAAAACAGCCAAAAATAAGCGATTATTTGCCATTATTTGCCATTATTTCCAGTTTTTCAGCACTTTTCTAGATTAAAATTAGCGGCAATGTAAGATTAAATTTTTTTGATTATATCTTTAGAAGATAGCTGCCCATATTTATATAAATTTATTTGAAAGGCTGGTAATGGAAACAATGGGGATCCATGTCGCAACTAAACGATTATATCTGCGTGAATTTGTAGCGTCTGACTTGGATGCGTTGTATGAAATTCTAGGCGATCAGGAAGTCATGTACTTTTGTGAGCCCGCTTATAGCAAAGAAAAGACCAGCCGGTTTTTACAGGACTTTTGTATTGCCCGTCAGCCGAGGGCTGCCTACGCCTGTATTGAAAAAACTAGTAATAAATTGATTGGGTATATTTTATTTAACGAATATGAAAAACGTGTTTATGAGGCTGGCTGGTTTTTTAATAAACGTTATTGGCGACAAGGCTATGCCTTTGAAATATGTTCTGCCTTATTTAACTATGCTTTTGCTCAATTAAAAGCACATAAGATCTTTGCCGAAACTATTGACCCTTTAAAGTCGGCTGGCATGATGAGAAAGCTGGGTATGCAACTTGAAGGCATACAGCGTTTGCAAACACACAATCATGAGGGTGCTTTTGTGGATCTATATTTGTATGGTTTGTTAGAAAAAGAATAATTTTTTGAAATCAGATTTTTTACCAACATAGATCCAATAGGGACTTTTATTATTAGCTTGTAAAAATTCTGGGTGTTATGTTCTAAAACGGGTAAAATATTACGGCATGTTTAAAACAAGAATGCCATTAGATAGGCGTTTGTAGGCTTGACGCCCCCTACCTAAAAAATTTTGCAAAATTGATATTTTTTGCAAGTCAGGCATGCTGAGTACGGTCCCCTTTTGAAACGCACTCCCGGGGGCTTAAGTTTATTAGCAGTCTATTTTATGAATTGACCCCCTAAATTTCATTTTTTGGCAATTTTACGTAAGGCGGTATCTATGCACCGTTCTCTTTTCAGCAGCACCATAGCCCCCGTATGGCTCTATATCATGACTTTTTTCTTAAAGATGTATAAACACACGCGAATGACCTAAACGTGCTGTAATCGCCATTTTTTGCCTTCTGCGAATTAAAATAGACTTATGAGTGATAAGTTTGTTATTAAAACTGTTCGCATCCTTTGCCAGAGCCTGCACTTCTATCGAATTTGCCCTTGGTATGTGATTGGCTTTGCTGACGGCAGCACTGCATCCTGTCCTGACTTAGCTGCAGCTGTTAGTGGTGCTTTAAAAGATTGTCCGCTGCTCACAGCAAGATATACCAGTCCTGAAGCGAAAAACACCTTTAAACTTGCTTTGTCCTCAAAGGATATCCAAGCCAAAATCGTTCTAAAAGGTATCGAAAAAATGACGAATAGAAGAAGTCATTTTTATAATATGAAAATAAATAACCCCTGATATCTACATTATAGATATTAGGGGTTATTCTTTCAATGTTTTCGAGGGGTGATTTGTAAGTTATAGCCCCTATACAAACATATTTTGTAAAAAGCCTTTTTTCTGTTCTTTCAACAAATCTAACTTACGTTGATGAAGAGCGATAGTGCCGGATAATCTGATTGATTGCTTCCGCATTGCCGTCAGTAGCCTTTACAATGAGAGGAAAGGGAACAAGAGGATAATGCTTTTTCATTCTTCAAATTCCTCCATAAACTTTTTCATCATGGCAAGTCCGCTGGTTCTGTGTCGGTAAACAGTGGAACGGTTAAATTTTAGCATGTCAGCAATTTCTGAATCGCTCATATCCATAAAATAGAACAGGAGCAGAATATCCCGTTTGTTGCTTGGTAAAGCCCGTAATGCTTCACTTAGCAGGTCATTCTCAATCCCGATGGATATGCCATTCAGCATAAAAACCTGAAAATCCGTTGAATAACTGTCTGTTGTGGCAAACTGGTTGACAAGATAATCGCCAATTTCCGAAAAGGACACTTCATGCTTTGCCAGTCTTGAAAGCTGTTTGAAATAGTCTTTTCGTTCATCTTCCATAGCTCGTTTGCAGATATAGTCAAACTGATTTTCTATCGTTGCCTGAAAAGATGATGGTTTCATTTTCTCACCTCCTTTCTTTGGATTGAAAG
The Oenococcus kitaharae DSM 17330 DNA segment above includes these coding regions:
- a CDS encoding DUF488 domain-containing protein, with the protein product MIKFERIYGSESKGYRVLIDGLWPRGVSKEKAAIDLWAKDIAPSEDLRQKYHDGDLDEMAFRAIYLTELSSNPATAEFLQTLKDHPDSILLYASRENHENNAKVLANYLTRQGVAFETGSSSTNETTQA
- a CDS encoding DNA-deoxyinosine glycosylase — its product is MKQHKPDYQHVVHPWPPLYDEHSKVLLLGSLPSPKSLSFGFYYGSPQNIFWQTLAKVLDQKEADKTIESRRNFALRNHIAIWQTLAEADIIGSQDATIKNPVANDFSNLLASSQIQTIFTEGKKSTELFNRLVAPAIGQEAIYLPSTSPANRATQAKPIFMARWSLVKQALEGQTLK
- the adhP gene encoding alcohol dehydrogenase AdhP, with the translated sequence MKAALVREKNDGFVDLVDDWEPRKLAFGDALVDVEYCGLCHTDLHCASGDFGDPNTMGTRNGSWRRVIGHEGVGIVSKLGEGADQYLKVGDRVSIAWFYDACGVCDYCVSGNETFCRKVRNSGYTVDGAMAQQVVVNAKYAVKVPSDLDPAAASSITCAGVTMYKALKVGETKPGQWVSVHGAGGLGNLAVQYAHNVFGAHVVAIDGNPDKLEAAKENGADIIVNRKTEDVVAKVNKLTGGVHNAQVTAVNDAAFSQAVNVLRPLGKLVAVALPQGDMALNIAKTVLDGIEVRGSLVGTRADLKEAFQFGAEGKVTPIVEKVDLKDINDVIEEMKEGKITGRKVFDFTHM
- a CDS encoding AbrB/MazE/SpoVT family DNA-binding domain-containing protein encodes the protein MVENQQIHISIPKKALDKLSLNYGDELLAQIDRDRIIIQPKPEKANSQTQSLRWFMLPALLAGVVALINFFIQKTRYVKLSGGNSISQITIYLAVVFGFVVFLAALLLLGGKQLVMASLWSKIRSVLTLSIAFTILNFSITSFCFYFIDLAFHGVMLDRYTSSALIAGFVGISCYLMMNAALSINFSTITTTLILTLVGGIFLSMITNKQQNWWQINFSYLGSNLSNNWWQFNFTLIFSASIMLTLIDYIFSLLSLIPKFITIQTRILRILLTGSSIAFGLVGVFQNNRAIDWLHQLHWWTSNLLVVFILLIIIGIRWLLPGITKEFLLTAYGFAGLLALSEILFQWVHYLSLTAFEIISFGLAFGWLILLMQNLNNLYLENAEIFTIEIK
- a CDS encoding helix-turn-helix domain-containing protein, which encodes MQYTEDLFRKNLFDAVVESNLSNAEIARRIDVSRSTITKWLKGVSSPTQSKIIHIARTLNKEPSWFFIDHSVNQAQIANLNQAQLLIANTIDPAISEEDLKQILTYIRFVQDKQGQADS
- a CDS encoding DUF739 family protein; amino-acid sequence: MVISTIFAINVELNETLSYISYSRKKVIEIEGSDLKSSLVNKFGTQEKAAKALHISRSSLNQKLNGKQEWTAQQIQVLIHTLDISDQDIEMLFFDGKC
- a CDS encoding GNAT family N-acetyltransferase, with protein sequence METMGIHVATKRLYLREFVASDLDALYEILGDQEVMYFCEPAYSKEKTSRFLQDFCIARQPRAAYACIEKTSNKLIGYILFNEYEKRVYEAGWFFNKRYWRQGYAFEICSALFNYAFAQLKAHKIFAETIDPLKSAGMMRKLGMQLEGIQRLQTHNHEGAFVDLYLYGLLEKE
- a CDS encoding sigma-70 family RNA polymerase sigma factor; protein product: MKPSSFQATIENQFDYICKRAMEDERKDYFKQLSRLAKHEVSFSEIGDYLVNQFATTDSYSTDFQVFMLNGISIGIENDLLSEALRALPSNKRDILLLFYFMDMSDSEIADMLKFNRSTVYRHRTSGLAMMKKFMEEFEE